In Candidatus Paceibacterota bacterium, a single window of DNA contains:
- a CDS encoding DNA translocase FtsK 4TM domain-containing protein, which translates to MAKKKDSLEIQKKIRFWDEMHDETIHVILSIVSFLIVILTLLASFYKAGPVGNYLFEFLRSLFGIGYFLIPMMFAMLGISFLQGLKKKFEISKTIGALLFLISGLGLIHVIYAGAGGIVGSFIASPMIRLVQVWATSAILFTILVISIIMTFNLYFTIDDLAFWRRDKKKENSEEMDDYEKAAVNKAVADAEDEAENIANANLENTKNDKNPRTTDADKSAIKGKKKGLLDFTEDEESSFATSVIVPHLLPFTPPPLSLLEKDRGKPETGDIKANANIIKRTLQNFGISVEMDEISIGPSVTRYALKPAEGVKLSRIVGLNNDLALALAAHPIRIEAPIPGKSLVGIEVPNTAKTTVGLATLLSSPNYQESEKPLLMSLGKDITGQAHFSNLAKAPHMLIAGTTGSGKSVTIHALITSLLYRNSPENLKFIMIDPKRVELTMYNKVPHLLTPVITDPKKAILALKWAAKEMSRRYDVLEQNAARDIDSYHKSVLGPALEKYKNAVASSSKLEDSELQASSSKLPETMPYIAIVIDELADIMQTYPRELESAIVRLAQMSRAIGIHLVISTQRPSVNVITGLIKANIPSRIALQVSSQIDSRTILDQMGAEKLLGAGDMLYLGGEMSKPVRLQSAYISESEVKRVVKYLIEEYKDQIIDEINLTPTEAGASAAFDSMTGDSLEEEDDLYESAREAVTSAGKASTSYIQRKLGVGYSRAAKLMDMLEERGVIGQANGSKPREIIGVGAGVEQIGGATEVDNEPV; encoded by the coding sequence ATGGCAAAGAAAAAAGATTCATTAGAAATCCAAAAGAAAATCCGTTTCTGGGACGAAATGCACGATGAGACTATTCATGTAATATTATCAATTGTTTCATTCCTTATAGTTATACTTACCCTACTAGCTTCATTCTACAAAGCCGGTCCCGTAGGAAATTATTTATTTGAATTTTTACGTAGCCTATTCGGTATCGGTTATTTCTTGATACCAATGATGTTTGCTATGCTCGGCATTTCATTCTTACAAGGATTGAAAAAGAAGTTTGAAATATCAAAAACTATTGGTGCTCTCCTATTTCTTATTTCTGGTCTTGGACTCATCCATGTGATATATGCTGGAGCCGGTGGTATCGTCGGAAGTTTCATCGCCTCACCGATGATCCGTCTCGTACAAGTCTGGGCAACAAGTGCCATCCTTTTCACTATCCTCGTCATTTCCATCATCATGACTTTCAATCTATATTTCACTATAGATGACCTTGCTTTCTGGAGACGTGACAAGAAAAAAGAAAATTCTGAAGAAATGGATGACTACGAAAAGGCTGCTGTTAACAAAGCTGTGGCTGACGCAGAAGATGAAGCCGAAAATATCGCCAACGCAAATCTAGAAAATACAAAGAACGATAAAAATCCACGTACAACTGACGCTGACAAATCTGCAATAAAAGGTAAGAAAAAAGGACTGCTTGATTTCACCGAAGATGAAGAATCCAGTTTTGCCACTTCTGTAATAGTTCCCCATCTCCTTCCCTTCACACCTCCACCACTATCACTCCTAGAAAAAGATCGTGGCAAACCTGAGACTGGTGATATAAAGGCCAATGCAAACATTATAAAAAGGACTCTTCAAAATTTTGGTATCTCCGTAGAGATGGATGAGATTTCTATTGGACCATCTGTCACTCGTTATGCTCTGAAACCTGCTGAGGGTGTCAAACTGTCTCGCATAGTCGGACTAAACAATGACTTGGCATTAGCTTTGGCCGCACACCCTATCCGTATAGAAGCACCTATCCCTGGTAAATCTCTAGTAGGTATAGAAGTACCAAATACCGCCAAGACAACAGTCGGTCTTGCAACTTTGCTTTCTTCTCCAAATTATCAAGAGTCCGAGAAACCACTTCTCATGTCTCTTGGTAAAGACATTACTGGTCAGGCTCATTTCAGCAATCTTGCCAAGGCACCTCACATGCTCATCGCCGGAACAACTGGTTCTGGTAAATCTGTAACCATTCACGCTCTCATAACTTCTCTTTTGTATCGCAACTCTCCAGAAAATCTCAAGTTCATCATGATTGACCCAAAGCGTGTTGAGCTCACTATGTACAACAAAGTACCTCATCTTCTAACTCCGGTTATCACCGATCCAAAGAAAGCTATTCTCGCTTTGAAATGGGCTGCAAAAGAAATGAGCAGAAGATACGACGTCTTGGAACAAAATGCTGCTCGAGATATTGATTCGTATCACAAGTCTGTCCTTGGTCCAGCTTTGGAAAAATACAAGAACGCAGTAGCTAGTAGCTCGAAGCTAGAAGACTCCGAGCTCCAAGCTTCTAGTTCCAAGCTTCCTGAGACAATGCCATACATCGCCATCGTTATAGACGAGCTCGCTGATATCATGCAGACCTATCCTCGTGAATTAGAATCAGCAATTGTCCGCTTGGCTCAGATGAGTCGCGCTATCGGTATTCACCTTGTTATCTCCACACAACGTCCGAGTGTAAACGTCATCACAGGTCTCATCAAAGCCAACATTCCTAGCCGTATTGCTTTGCAAGTATCATCACAGATCGACTCGCGTACTATTTTGGACCAGATGGGTGCCGAAAAACTTCTAGGCGCTGGAGACATGCTCTATCTCGGTGGTGAGATGTCCAAGCCTGTACGCCTACAATCAGCCTATATCTCAGAATCAGAGGTTAAAAGGGTTGTTAAATACCTCATTGAGGAATACAAGGATCAAATCATTGATGAGATCAACCTAACCCCTACCGAAGCTGGTGCTTCAGCCGCTTTTGACTCTATGACTGGCGATTCTCTAGAGGAAGAGGACGATCTTTATGAATCCGCTCGTGAAGCAGTCACCTCTGCCGGTAAAGCTTCTACTTCTTATATTCAAAGGAAGCTTGGTGTTGGCTATTCTCGCGCTGCCAAACTTATGGACATGCTAGAGGAGCGCGGTGTCATAGGACAAGCCAATGGTTCCAAACCAAGAGAGATCATAGGAGTTGGTGCTGGAGTAGAACAGATTGGGGGTGCTACGGAAGTAGACAACGAACCTGTTTAG
- a CDS encoding type II toxin-antitoxin system HicB family antitoxin has protein sequence MGTHTYVAKIESAEEGGYIAYFPSLPGCITEGDSLEEVIAMAKDALAGYLEARKDLGWPIPKEKRSIRKFPKGFTLPLSVKTA, from the coding sequence ATGGGAACTCATACTTATGTAGCGAAAATAGAATCTGCGGAAGAAGGTGGCTATATTGCATATTTCCCTTCTTTACCTGGTTGTATCACTGAGGGCGATAGTCTTGAAGAAGTAATAGCAATGGCAAAAGATGCTTTGGCGGGATATCTTGAAGCCAGAAAAGACCTGGGCTGGCCAATTCCAAAGGAGAAAAGATCTATAAGGAAATTTCCAAAGGGATTCACCTTGCCCCTAAGCGTCAAAACGGCTTAA
- a CDS encoding type II toxin-antitoxin system HicA family toxin encodes MTYLPSLTPKKLIRALERCGFVFDRQHGSHVILKNYERKATACVPNHNKDLKKETVKGILKQIGMTEEELKNNL; translated from the coding sequence GTGACTTACTTACCATCTCTGACTCCAAAGAAACTCATAAGGGCTTTGGAGAGATGTGGCTTTGTTTTTGACCGCCAACATGGAAGCCATGTCATATTGAAAAATTACGAAAGAAAAGCAACTGCATGCGTACCAAATCATAATAAAGATCTTAAAAAAGAAACTGTCAAAGGAATACTGAAACAAATTGGAATGACCGAGGAAGAACTAAAAAATAACTTGTAA
- a CDS encoding single-stranded DNA-binding protein: MYLNKAFIIGNLTRDPELKALPSGTKVCSFGVATSRYFKDKEGSKQEATEFHNIVAFAKLGELAGQYLKKGQQVLIEGRIQTRSWETNGEKKYRTEIVADSVQFGPKTGGATGAKTASPATENSKGGEVGSETTTASSDKIDYPSEEINPDDIPF, from the coding sequence ATGTATCTCAATAAAGCGTTCATTATAGGAAATTTGACTCGTGATCCAGAATTAAAAGCCTTGCCATCTGGTACAAAAGTTTGTAGTTTCGGTGTTGCAACTAGTCGTTATTTCAAAGACAAAGAGGGTAGTAAACAAGAAGCTACGGAATTCCACAATATTGTTGCTTTCGCAAAACTTGGAGAATTGGCTGGTCAGTATTTGAAAAAAGGTCAACAGGTTTTGATAGAAGGAAGAATACAGACTAGGTCTTGGGAAACCAACGGTGAAAAGAAATATCGTACAGAGATTGTTGCAGATAGTGTCCAGTTCGGCCCAAAGACTGGTGGAGCTACTGGAGCAAAGACTGCATCACCAGCCACAGAGAATAGTAAAGGCGGAGAAGTTGGTTCAGAGACTACAACAGCTTCATCGGACAAGATAGATTATCCAAGTGAAGAGATTAATCCAGACGATATACCATTTTAA
- the metG gene encoding methionine--tRNA ligase: MNKPFYITTTLPYVNSDPHIGFAMELIRADIVARAKKLADFDVFFNTGTDEHGVKIFRKAKEQHVETQAYVDDYAGRFKNLIPTLGILPDVNFVRTTDAHHVKSAQEFWKIVEKNGLIYKKNYSIKYCVGCELEKTESELVEGKCPLHPLQELEVIQEENYFFRFSIFQKQLMDLYEKNNDFVIPHSRLNEIRAFVERGLEDFSISRLASKMPWGIPVPGDESQVMYVWFDALVNYVSAIGWPDDEKKFKKWWVETGGAVQYCGKDNLRQQSAMWQAMLMAAKLPPSKQIIIDGFVTGEGGIKMSKSLGNTVDPLELVKEYGTDALRYYVARELSPFEDSPFTLEKFKEAYNAHLANGLGNLVSRTMKMAEANGVKYDLVVAKKLATSAEAIDIGKKYREGFEKYDLQHACNAVWELISNTDKIVQERQPFKKIKTDKVEGEADIKELLARLNFIATMLLPILPETAKKIIDLTENNKMPEAPLFLRK, encoded by the coding sequence ATGAATAAACCATTTTATATAACAACGACTTTACCATACGTCAACTCCGATCCCCACATAGGTTTCGCTATGGAACTTATCCGCGCAGATATTGTTGCTAGAGCCAAAAAATTGGCTGATTTTGATGTTTTCTTCAATACTGGTACAGACGAGCATGGAGTAAAGATTTTTCGTAAGGCCAAAGAACAACATGTTGAAACTCAAGCTTATGTTGATGATTATGCAGGAAGGTTCAAAAATTTGATTCCTACTCTGGGTATTTTGCCAGATGTAAACTTTGTTCGCACAACAGATGCTCATCATGTGAAGTCTGCTCAGGAATTTTGGAAAATTGTAGAAAAGAATGGACTTATTTATAAGAAAAATTATTCAATCAAATATTGTGTTGGTTGTGAATTGGAAAAAACCGAATCAGAGCTCGTAGAAGGAAAGTGTCCGCTTCATCCTTTGCAAGAATTGGAAGTTATCCAAGAAGAAAATTACTTTTTCCGTTTTAGTATATTCCAGAAACAACTCATGGATCTCTATGAGAAGAATAACGATTTCGTTATTCCACATTCTCGTCTGAATGAAATCAGAGCTTTCGTAGAACGTGGTTTGGAAGATTTTAGTATCTCTAGATTGGCTAGCAAAATGCCATGGGGTATACCAGTACCGGGTGATGAATCTCAGGTTATGTATGTCTGGTTTGACGCTTTGGTAAACTACGTCTCTGCTATTGGTTGGCCAGATGATGAAAAGAAATTCAAAAAATGGTGGGTTGAAACAGGTGGAGCTGTACAATATTGCGGTAAGGATAACCTCCGACAACAGTCAGCAATGTGGCAAGCTATGCTCATGGCAGCAAAGTTACCACCGTCAAAGCAGATTATTATTGACGGGTTCGTCACAGGTGAGGGTGGTATAAAGATGTCCAAATCTTTGGGTAATACTGTAGATCCTTTGGAATTGGTAAAGGAATATGGTACTGATGCTTTGCGATATTATGTTGCTAGGGAACTTTCTCCTTTTGAAGATAGTCCTTTTACTTTGGAAAAATTCAAAGAAGCCTATAACGCTCATTTGGCCAACGGTTTGGGCAACCTTGTTTCAAGAACAATGAAAATGGCCGAAGCAAATGGTGTGAAGTATGACCTCGTGGTTGCCAAAAAGTTGGCAACGAGTGCAGAGGCGATTGATATTGGTAAAAAATATCGCGAAGGATTTGAAAAATATGATTTACAACATGCTTGTAATGCGGTTTGGGAACTCATTTCCAATACCGACAAGATTGTTCAAGAGCGACAGCCATTCAAAAAAATAAAAACTGACAAAGTAGAAGGGGAAGCTGATATCAAGGAACTTTTGGCTAGATTGAATTTCATCGCTACTATGCTTTTACCTATCCTTCCTGAAACAGCCAAGAAAATCATTGATCTTACAGAAAATAATAAAATGCCAGAAGCGCCACTATTTTTGAGAAAATAA
- a CDS encoding elongation factor P — protein MSLLEYNEVTEKKFIVLEGAPYEVITSHVFRKQQRKPVNATKLKNLLTGKVTEYSFHQSEKIEEAEIEEKKVKYLYNNRGEWWFTDPENPAARFKVAEEIVGPQGKFLKPNTIVGQYLFKEQSMGFRMPITAELKVTDAPPNVKGDTMTGGQKTVTLETGATINVPLFINEGEIIRINTETEEYKERVGK, from the coding sequence ATGTCCTTACTTGAATATAACGAAGTAACCGAAAAGAAATTCATCGTCCTTGAAGGAGCACCTTACGAGGTTATTACTTCTCACGTCTTTCGTAAACAGCAAAGAAAGCCTGTAAACGCTACCAAGCTAAAGAACCTTTTGACTGGCAAAGTTACCGAGTATTCATTCCACCAATCAGAAAAGATTGAGGAAGCTGAGATAGAAGAAAAGAAGGTCAAATATCTCTACAATAACCGCGGAGAATGGTGGTTTACCGATCCAGAAAATCCAGCTGCTAGATTCAAAGTTGCAGAAGAAATAGTCGGACCTCAAGGCAAATTCCTAAAACCAAATACTATTGTCGGTCAATACCTATTCAAGGAACAATCTATGGGTTTTCGTATGCCTATCACCGCTGAACTCAAAGTTACCGATGCTCCACCAAACGTCAAAGGTGACACTATGACAGGTGGTCAAAAGACCGTTACCCTAGAAACAGGTGCAACCATTAACGTTCCCCTATTCATCAATGAAGGAGAGATTATTCGTATCAATACTGAGACGGAAGAATACAAAGAAAGAGTTGGGAAGTAA
- a CDS encoding 30S ribosomal protein S6, giving the protein MQDKHEDRMTVYEIGYLIASSIPEEKINGEVDAIKKIISDAGASIISEEMPHRQNLAYTIRRKTVAGSYEKYDQAYFGWVKFEVGSGSIEAIKKAIEIVPSIIRMLVTTTVRENTFLGKHAPLIATKISEDGKAVLETAVTPQVDAAPASIEEIDKSIDDMVKEA; this is encoded by the coding sequence ATGCAAGACAAACACGAAGATCGCATGACGGTCTATGAGATAGGGTATTTGATCGCTTCTTCTATTCCTGAAGAGAAAATCAACGGGGAAGTAGATGCAATCAAAAAGATTATAAGTGATGCTGGTGCTTCTATCATAAGTGAAGAAATGCCACATCGTCAGAATTTGGCTTATACTATTCGTCGCAAGACAGTAGCAGGATCTTATGAAAAATATGATCAAGCCTATTTTGGTTGGGTAAAGTTCGAAGTTGGATCGGGTTCTATAGAAGCTATTAAAAAGGCTATCGAGATCGTTCCATCTATTATTAGAATGCTCGTTACCACGACTGTACGCGAAAATACTTTCTTGGGTAAACATGCTCCTCTCATTGCCACCAAGATATCAGAGGATGGTAAAGCTGTTTTGGAAACAGCTGTAACTCCTCAAGTTGACGCGGCTCCAGCTAGTATTGAAGAGATAGACAAAAGTATAGATGATATGGTCAAAGAGGCATAG
- a CDS encoding TatD family hydrolase: MKYIDIHGHINFAAYDADREDVIKRAKDADVAMVAVGTQLDTSKKALGLAHKHDNVYAIVGLHPVHTCKSHHDDQEFGVDSGFTEHGEAIDRDAYMKLAKDPKVIALGECGLDYFHLDEGSREKQIKAFEIMIDIANEVKKPLMLHIRNGKDRNAYREAYEILKSRSKVLCDLHFFAGNIEDAKLFLDLGYYFSFTGVITFARNYDEVIQYLPLNRIMSETDCPYVSPVPFRGKRNEPVNVIEVVKTLARIRGESEDVVTKQVMDNAKKFFDFGQV, translated from the coding sequence ATGAAATACATTGATATTCATGGACATATAAATTTTGCCGCTTATGATGCAGATAGAGAAGATGTCATCAAACGCGCAAAAGATGCTGACGTAGCGATGGTTGCAGTTGGTACACAACTCGATACTTCTAAGAAAGCTTTGGGTTTGGCACATAAACACGACAATGTTTATGCTATCGTCGGTTTGCACCCAGTTCATACCTGCAAATCTCATCATGATGATCAAGAATTTGGGGTTGATAGTGGATTTACCGAACATGGTGAAGCTATAGATCGTGATGCGTATATGAAGTTGGCGAAAGATCCAAAAGTCATAGCTCTTGGAGAGTGCGGTTTGGATTATTTTCATTTGGATGAAGGTTCTAGAGAGAAACAAATCAAAGCTTTTGAAATAATGATAGATATAGCCAATGAAGTAAAAAAACCTTTGATGTTACATATTCGTAATGGTAAAGATAGAAATGCTTATAGAGAAGCCTACGAAATACTTAAGAGTAGATCAAAAGTGTTGTGCGACCTACATTTTTTTGCAGGAAATATTGAAGATGCCAAATTATTCCTTGATCTTGGTTATTATTTTTCTTTTACTGGTGTTATAACTTTTGCTCGTAATTATGACGAGGTCATACAATATCTTCCATTAAATAGAATAATGTCGGAAACCGATTGCCCCTATGTCTCACCAGTCCCTTTTCGTGGTAAGAGAAATGAACCTGTGAATGTTATTGAAGTCGTAAAAACTCTAGCTAGGATAAGGGGAGAGAGTGAGGATGTGGTCACAAAACAGGTTATGGATAATGCTAAGAAGTTTTTTGACTTCGGCCAGGTCTAA
- the recA gene encoding recombinase RecA, whose protein sequence is MSFNKKNKIKEGVPAASTSSGREVEETENEVVTKSEKKKSSENSSKQDSGIRDAMDAIRAKFGEDSIMKLGEKPKVNINAIPTGSLGLDWALGIGGMPRGRIVEIFGPESSGKTTLALHVVAEAQKLGGVCAYIDAEHAMDPEYATRLGVKIDDLLISQPDTGEQALDIVDSLIRTNKMDVVVIDSVAALTPRAEIEGDMGAFHVGTQARLMSQALRKLTAIVARSKSIVIFINQIRMQIGVMFGNPETTPGGKALKFYSSVRLDIRRIAQIKKGEEIMGGRVRVKVVKNKVAAPFKQTEFDLMYNEGISQEGEIIALGEKYELLQKSGSSYSFGEIKLGRGYDATRQFLKENTKVKDEILAKIREKLNAQ, encoded by the coding sequence ATGTCTTTCAATAAGAAAAATAAAATAAAAGAAGGGGTGCCAGCCGCCTCGACAAGCTCGGGACGAGAAGTAGAAGAAACAGAGAACGAAGTAGTTACAAAAAGCGAAAAGAAAAAATCTTCAGAAAATAGTTCCAAGCAAGATTCAGGGATTCGTGATGCCATGGATGCTATTCGTGCCAAATTTGGCGAGGATAGTATTATGAAACTTGGTGAGAAACCAAAGGTTAATATCAACGCAATTCCAACTGGTTCCCTAGGACTAGATTGGGCTTTGGGTATTGGTGGTATGCCCCGAGGTCGTATCGTAGAAATATTCGGCCCAGAATCATCTGGAAAAACTACTCTAGCTCTACATGTAGTAGCTGAGGCTCAAAAACTTGGTGGTGTCTGTGCTTATATAGATGCCGAACATGCCATGGATCCAGAATACGCTACACGCCTCGGTGTTAAGATTGACGACTTACTCATTTCCCAACCAGATACAGGTGAACAAGCTTTGGATATTGTAGACAGCCTCATCAGAACAAACAAAATGGACGTCGTAGTTATTGACTCCGTTGCAGCTCTTACTCCACGAGCAGAGATTGAGGGTGATATGGGGGCTTTCCATGTTGGAACTCAAGCCAGACTCATGTCCCAAGCTCTACGTAAACTTACAGCTATAGTTGCCCGATCAAAATCTATAGTTATCTTCATCAACCAGATTCGTATGCAAATAGGTGTAATGTTCGGCAATCCAGAGACTACACCAGGCGGTAAAGCTTTGAAATTCTACTCCTCTGTTCGCCTAGATATTCGTCGTATCGCTCAAATCAAAAAAGGTGAAGAGATCATGGGTGGTCGCGTACGTGTCAAAGTAGTAAAAAACAAAGTTGCTGCACCATTCAAACAAACTGAATTTGATCTTATGTACAACGAAGGTATTTCTCAAGAAGGAGAAATCATCGCTCTCGGCGAAAAGTACGAACTCCTACAAAAGTCCGGTTCCTCATACTCTTTTGGAGAAATAAAACTAGGTCGTGGCTATGATGCAACCAGACAATTCCTCAAAGAAAACACCAAAGTCAAAGACGAAATTCTCGCAAAAATAAGAGAAAAATTGAACGCACAATAA
- the rpsR gene encoding 30S ribosomal protein S18 yields the protein MKKQCYFNQHNIKYVDYKDTDILKKFLNPHGRILNRKQTGISAKFQRQLGVAVKRARFMALLPYVAR from the coding sequence ATGAAAAAACAATGTTATTTTAACCAACATAATATCAAGTACGTAGACTACAAGGATACGGATATTTTGAAGAAATTCCTCAATCCACACGGTCGCATCTTGAACAGAAAACAGACTGGCATTTCAGCCAAGTTTCAAAGACAACTAGGTGTTGCTGTAAAGCGAGCAAGATTCATGGCTTTGCTACCATACGTTGCGAGATAG